In Deltaproteobacteria bacterium, the sequence TCTCACCGGGCGATCACCGCGTCCGGGTCGAGGCGGACGGCTACTTCCCCGTGGATCTGAAGGTGACGGCCGTCGAGGGGCGACTGGTGCCGGTGGAGGTCACCCTCAAACCGCAGCCGGCGCTCGTGACGTTGCGCGCCGAGGCCGATGCGCAGGTGAGCGTCGACGGGCGCCCCGTCGGTACGACGCCGTTGGCGCGGCCGATCGAACTGGCGGCGGGCACACACTTCATCACGGTCGCCCGCCGCGGGCGCTATCCGTGGAGCCGGGAGATCGAGGTCAAGCGGGGACAGCGCCTCACGCTGTCGGCGGACCTCGACGTGACTCGGCAACGGCGCGCGAGCTACTGGGTCATGGGCGCATCGGCCGTGGGGTTCGCGGCGGCTGGTGTCTACGGCGGGCTCGCGCTGCGCGACGACGGCGATGCCGCCGATTTGCGGGAGCGCATCGCAACCACAGGCGGCACGCCGGACGATGTCATGCGGTATCGCGACCTGGTGGACCGGCGCGATCGCGAGCGGTCGACGATGTTCGCACTGCTCGGCGTCGGCGGTGCGCTCGCAACGACGGGCATATTGTTGTATATGCTCGACAGCCCGCGCGCTGAGGTGCCGCCGTCGGCGCCGCGCGTCGGCGCCGTGGTCGGTGCGGGAAGTGCCGGGTTGTCGGTGTCCGGACGGTTCTGACCGTCGCGGTCGGCATGGATGCCTGCGCGGCACGCGGGCGCTGTCCGCGTGCGCGCAACCGCGAGTTCGGCTATGCTGCTCGCCATGGCGAGCACGCCGGCTGCCGTATCGACGACGACGCTTCCGTTCGACAAGT encodes:
- a CDS encoding PEGA domain-containing protein: MSLPGARAQTEDPGARAEAERLFRAGERFYNDGQYEAAAQAFEQAYALLPLPAIAFSAAQAYRLQYFIDKKPGRLKRAIELYRAYLEREPDGARRADASTSLAELEPILARIEAKEGTVKTEVMENTATQVMITAQVDGAAVSIDGGESSPAPVIREVSPGDHRVRVEADGYFPVDLKVTAVEGRLVPVEVTLKPQPALVTLRAEADAQVSVDGRPVGTTPLARPIELAAGTHFITVARRGRYPWSREIEVKRGQRLTLSADLDVTRQRRASYWVMGASAVGFAAAGVYGGLALRDDGDAADLRERIATTGGTPDDVMRYRDLVDRRDRERSTMFALLGVGGALATTGILLYMLDSPRAEVPPSAPRVGAVVGAGSAGLSVSGRF